The region tgaacagttttggtcctttacaTTTGCCAAAAATTAACACTTTAGTCTTCGCCAAATAGTTACCAAACTCTATTGGTTAGATTTGATGAAAACAGTGGGAAAACAAACCAAGAAAGTTCcatcaaatcctaaaatatgcGACACAAAAAATTGCACAGACactaaaaagatataaaaatagcGAAAATTATACTTCAAAAAGTTGCACTACACTCtagaaataaaatcaaaaatagcaaaaactacaaaaactgtgcctctaaatgtgagtttccGCTAATTTACTTTTTTATCAGACAGCGTCAGGTAAATATTTGACTTAGACTAgaagtgttaacttttggcaaacttaaaggatcaAAACTGTTCAGTGCATatttaagggactattttgaacttaccctcaaacataagggataatttttgtcattttctcttaaGATTAGTCACGGGGAAGATCAACTTATGTTAACCAAGCATGTTGCTTATttgtattttatatatttgaaaaggGACTCACTCTGGTGCATGATAACCAAAGGTCCCAAGAACACGTGTGGAATGAAGACGTGCTGCCATATCAGGGGCTTGATTTGACAAATCAAAATCTGCTATCTtagcaacatcatcatcaaagAGTAAAATGTTGCTAGACTTAATATCACGATGAATTATATGAGGCTGCGCTTTTTCATGCAAGTACTCCAGTCCTTTTGCAGCCCCAACTGCAATTTTAACTCGTTGAGCCCATGACAATACTGGACCTGGCTGCGCACCTTTCACACCTTTTCTTCCTGCAACCACAAACTGAATTAATTATGCATTTTGTAGCAAATAACAAAACAATGTTACAGAAAAGCTGAAGAGAGCAGCCAAAAATAAAATTCCCAGTCCAAGCACTCTTGCCATTATCTTTGTCCATCCTCATAATAGGCACCCATAACGGTGTTTTAGCAGTAGCCACGATACACATTGGCACATATTTTATAGCCTTTTTGGCGAAGCGTCCAAATCTGCTTATTTTGGAAAGTGCTTTTTGTCGGTGCTTTTCAGCAGTATTGTCAAAGACACGCttagccctgaagcgaggctcaaaacatgttgagcacTTCGCCTTATAGCAgtatcatcaaggctctaagacatacctTTCCTTACAATGAGCCTCTCTTCAGAGGTTacactagataattgatatttcactttatcgtaatgtttttacaatttctttgtccatatatttgttattcatgcttattattactagtcttggactacatatatatatttgtatgtttGCACCATGTCGCCTTTTTTCATTATagcccacgctttatttgcgcttcgCGCCTAATACCCCAGCTGGCCTTAGAgtttttttgcgcttttcgcttttgataacactgcttttcagaaaagtacttttggataGTAGCCGTGGGTGTTTGGCAATtcaatttgaaaagcacttttaccaatatttttttgatgacatgggaacccgcagccgctacccttcgggtgcgcacagggtaataTTATAGCAGTAATTTGTGCTTGGTTAAAGTTCCAAAAGTGCTTCAGGGGAAAAGCCactttttttagcttctgaaaaacaacTTTTGCTACTACttaaaatcacttattttttcctctaaaagcttggtcaaacacctccattttctaaaataagcactttttggaaggaaaaaaaagcacttttggcttcctagaagcttggccaaacaggctattactTGCTGAGACTACCACCATGAAGAATTGTTAAAAAAGGTTGTAAAAGAAGCATGATTGACCATGCACAGAAAATAAAGATCAACAGAAAGTTCCAATGCTCTTCTGTCTGATTGGCCATACATGCAGAAGAATACATAAAGAGACGAAAATAGACAATCCACATTTAATGATACCAGAAAATAGTCGAAACACAGATGAAATGAACAAAGACCTATATACACTTCACAGAATGTTTAACAGACATACAACATGCTGTTAAGAAATGACTAAATTTTCTCTTTGCATAACAGCAACCTCATTGGCTAGAAATGCAATCAGGGTTCAAAAGCCCTTTATCGCTTTTTTTTGTGCATTAGCATTTGAACATATACCTTGTGGTGCCATATTCTAACTTTAGGTACCTTGTACACTTCTATACTAATTTAGCATATATTTTCCGTTCGGTGAGGTCCTGAAATGTTAACACAAACCTACAAGTCATAGCACTCTATACAACTTTTGGACTTTGATCAATCCGATTTACCAATTGAATTTTAAGGCATTACACGTATTTTccacttagagcccgtttggcttagcttataagttgctgaaaacagttttttgagtgtttggctggccagcttataagctattttgtgcttaaaataagcccaaaaaaataattgggcccgtttggcttagcttaaaaaaaacagcttataagctgaaaacaacttataagcccaaaaaaaaaaagttgggctacctaactttttttttttttgtggcttataagctgatgctgttttcagcttataagctgcttcttttaagcccatccaaacaggctcttaaacCAACTTTTCAACAACTTCAAAATACCTTTTTTATATTACTATCAAAAGAATATGCAATCTAACTAATTTCTTCATTTTGAGTGTTTATTCAAACCATGTCGAATGGGAATTGAGATGGAATATATATTTGAGAGAATTATATACAACAAAAAGCGAAAAGAAGAACTAAAATTGATGGGTTCTTAATAAGCAAGGTCCTATGAAGATATCTAGGTGCAAACTTACTCTTAGTTATGGCATTTTTCATGTCAGAGAATGCATTAGAAAGGAACTTCAGAATTTGGGATGAAGCATATGTTGACCACTAGTTAAGGGGCTGTTTACCGCATGGTGCATTAATGAAGTGCTTAAAGTGGAATCTGAAATGTACTTTCACATAGTTTGATTGAATAACATAAATTTCCAAACAGAGGCTATGGAGACAATTTCTTCTGAATAAAACAAAATCTACGGAGACGAGTTCTTGAGATTTGCTAAATATTTGATTCATTTCGGCTTAGGAACCAAATGCACAAAGAATTATGATTAAGACTTGTAGCATGTTTGGCCGAACTTCTGGGAAGcccaaattgtttttttttttttttttcaatcaaaaAGTGCTTATTCTAGaaagttgaggtgtttggccaagcttttagggaaaaaataagtacttttaacTAGTAGCGgaagcagtttttcagaagctaaaaaaagtaatttttccCTAGAAGCACTTTGGAACATTGGCCAAGCACAAAGTACTGCTCCAATATCGGCagaagtgtttttcaaattgcTTAGTCAAACACAAAATGCTAGTCTCCaaagtttattttttctaaaagcacttttcaaaagCAGATTTtggaagcttggccaaacaagctattGGTTCTCGAAAGTATTATAGCATAGTTACTTACCATGAAGAATGTCATGAAGAGATCCATTTGGGGCATACTCATAGGCTAGCACACGAAGACCCCCATCCACACAATAACCAAGTAATTCAACCACATTTTCATCTTTTAGTCTTGAAACCATTGAGACCTGCGATTGCATACATCATATCCAGGCAAGGTTACTAAAGGTTACGTGCAATAGTATAACATAGTCAAATGAAAGATAACAAGGCGGAGCTAACCTGAGCTAAAAATTCTCGATCAGGCTGCTTACTCGAGTCCAATTTTTTAATGGCGGCAGCACGTCCATTTTTCAGGACACCATGATATACCCTTCCATATGATCCCTCACCTATCAAAGCTTTCGAACCAAAATTATCGGTGATGTCCTTTAACTCATCAACAGCGATGGAAGGAACAGCAATGGGCTGGATGTTCACGGGTGTCTCTTTTTGTTCACTTTCTGTAGCACGCTGACCTCCATTGTTTCCTTTGGGAGATATGGAAATCACAAATTAAGGAATAAACAGAAGTTCAATGAACAGAACCATGACATTAGATGAAGAAAAGAGTCTAAAGTGATAGGTAAAACCCAAAGCAATCAACGAAAGACTTGAAATTTTGACTTGATCATTTATCAATACTCAAGACTTCAATCGGAATGTGATCACGAAAACATCAAATACAAGCATAATAAATGTTTGAGCTtcccatttcaacaacaaaatccttTCCCAATGCTCAAgcattcacaataacaacaacaactactactactactatgcCTCTATCACAAACTAGTTTGGTCAGTTATATCAATCCTCTATATTCATTCCGCTCTATTTGGACACATTCGCcagaaaacagaaaaaaaagaaaatagatacCCAGTACAAGGAAGAAACTAACCAGCTGAATTGTGTGCCATGAATGGCCCATTATCAGCAGCTCTATGCATATCATCATCCTCACAACAACTAAAGCAGCTCATACTTCTTTCAACAAATTCTGCAAAATACAACAACTCAAaacagtttaaaaaaaaaattacaaaaagtgTCTTTAAAACAAGGAACACAACCCCATTTATTAGCAgtataacaacaaacaacaaaaaaacaaatcatatcCAGATTCTAATTAATCCACAACAAAGCTGCATAAGCTAATCACAGCAAACTCAAATAGGGAACTGAAAGAGTGACATTTagtaaaaaaagaaacattATAATATCcacatatacaaaaaaaataaaatccaatCTTTTAAACTGGGGTTGccctttttttcataaaaatgaaaaattggaagaacCCCAAGAtttatatgaacaaaaaattgCAGAGAAACAAATGACAAGATTTCccaaacaaaaatgaaaaagtgtCTTCTTGAGATTTGTCCCAAAAGAGTGTGTTAAagtatttagtaagttgataatTCAAACATTCTACGTGACAATGAGAAGTTATAACCACAAGATTTATACACATCTTTAAAcactctttatttcttaaatctTAAACTCCGAGACTAGTCAAACTAACTCACTTAAATTGGGCTGGAGGGAGTATCAACATATACAAAAAACAAATCTTTTAAACTGGGGTTGCTccatttttttcataaaaatgaaaaaattgaagaacccCAAGATTGATATTAACAATTGCAGAAAAAAACAACATAATAACCCTAAGATTtcccaaaagggtaaaaaaggGCTTCTAAAATTAGAAGTACTTACAAGATTTGCAATTGATGTAACGTTCTTGAAAGTGTAGAGGTTTTGATCTATCTGTAGGAACTGAGAGAGCTAATAAAAAAGGgaagagaaaaccaaaaaaacccaaattttaaaaagcaaagaaaataNNNNNNNNNNNNNNNNNNNNNNNNNNNNNNNNNNNNNNNNNNNNNNNNNNNNNNNNNNNNNNNNNNNNNNNNNNNNNNNNNNNNNNNNNNNNNNNNNNNNCTGTTTAAAACATGGAACACAACCCCATTTATTAGCAGTATAACTGCtaacaacaaaaaaacaaatcatatcCAGATTCTAATTAATCCACAACAAAGCTGCAGTATAAGCTAATCACAGCAAACTCAAATAGGGAACTGAAAAGGAGTGACATTTAGTAAAAGCAAGAAACATTATAATATCcacatatacaaaaaaaataaaatccaatCTTTTAAACTGGGGTTGccctttttttcataaaaa is a window of Lycium ferocissimum isolate CSIRO_LF1 chromosome 12, AGI_CSIRO_Lferr_CH_V1, whole genome shotgun sequence DNA encoding:
- the LOC132040354 gene encoding pto-interacting protein 1, with protein sequence MSCFSCCEDDDMHRAADNGPFMAHNSAGNNGGQRATESEQKETPVNIQPIAVPSIAVDELKDITDNFGSKALIGEGSYGRVYHGVLKNGRAAAIKKLDSSKQPDREFLAQVSMVSRLKDENVVELLGYCVDGGLRVLAYEYAPNGSLHDILHGRKGVKGAQPGPVLSWAQRVKIAVGAAKGLEYLHEKAQPHIIHRDIKSSNILLFDDDVAKIADFDLSNQAPDMAARLHSTRVLGTFGYHAPEYAMTGQLSSKSDVYSFGVVLLELLTGRKPVDHTLPRGQQSLVTWATPRLSEDKVKQCVDARLNTDYPPKAVAKMAAVAALCVQYEADFRPNMSIVVKALQPLLPRPVPS